A region of Panicum virgatum strain AP13 chromosome 8N, P.virgatum_v5, whole genome shotgun sequence DNA encodes the following proteins:
- the LOC120685676 gene encoding cell number regulator 13-like — protein MDLVGEVATVAQLVGLDASSLITMIAEAARTVRRNRATCRQLARRVEMIGALLRRLQDAQPMRQSETRAPVEELEETLRRAYLLVRSCQRRGYAYRCFMGARHADELREVQGEIAFYLQLFPLVSYVDATLNWVRLLNKADENSSCQEAPVVRPYLVPLLLLSCDGCCLAFIQGVCIGNWYSTHTVYTSSTNV, from the exons ATGGATCTGGTCGGGGAGGTCGCCACGGTGGCGCAGCTGGTGGGGCTCGACGCCTCCAGCCTCATCACCATGATCGCCGAGGCGGCGCGCACGGTGCGCCGGAACCGCGCCACCTGCCGGCAGCTGGCGCGGCGGGTGGAGATGATCGGCGCGCTGCTCCGGCGGCTCCAGGACGCGCAGCCGATGCGGCAGTCGGAGACGCGGGCGCCCgtggaggagctggaggagacGCTCCGGCGGGCGTACCTGCTCGTGCGCTCCTGCCAGCGCCGCGGGTACGCGTACCGGTGCTTCATGGGGGCGCGccacgccgacgagctccgcgAGGTGCAGGGTGAGATCGCCTTCTACCTCCAGCTCTTCCCCCTTGTCAGCTACGTTGACGCCACGCTCAACTGGGTGAGGCTTCTCAACAAGGCCGATGAAAATTCGTCTTGCCAAGAG GCACCTGTGGTAAGACCATATCTCGTGCCGCTCCTGTTACTCTCGTGCGATGGATGCTGCTTAGCATTTATTCAGGGAGTATGCATTGGTAATTGGTATAGTACACACACGGTTTACACCTCCTCTACTAATGTTTAA
- the LOC120685192 gene encoding scarecrow-like protein 33: MEQSQPSPPFFLDLPQKSNGRSEGCHHVPNDMMLPYISRVLLEDDIDDNKLNDHPALLQVLQPFAQILSSSSTSSYGANTCNTDGAKDLLQHGGDDESTLNRNSALSKGKDAVLAFLKGMEEANMLLPKDNKFIGDVQVNPMVWESSNHTGDKKRYDRDNHMEEQIRTSKAAKMIKDPEENYANEMLDEMMMHAYETCIRGMEELRVSMDNKVDKENRKKCNKAVKDNVVDIRTLLISCAQAVATDNHLGVCELLKKIKKHASTTGDATQRVAQCFTKGLEARLVGTGSQLWKLLMAERPSIVEFLKAYRLYFAACCFNKVSLSFSTMTIFHAMVGKRKLHIVDYGTHFGFQWAGLLRLLASREGVLPEVRITAIGPSKLKSCPAEQIEELGCRLSKCAHEFGLASFKFHTIMKKWEDVRIEDLNTDTDEVLVVNDLFSFHTLMDESVFYDGQNPRDTVLNNIKKMRPDVFVQSILNCSCDSSFLTRFREVMSYYMTIFDILEATMPRESKSRVVLEQFVLGRPAFNIIACEGPDLVERPEKYRQWQIIRVSAINLVFVTPPVANWYFD; encoded by the exons ATGGAGCAGTCACAACCATCCCCACCATTCTTCCTTGACCTTCCCCAGAAGTCGAATGGCAGGAGTGAGGGCTGCCATCATGTCCCTAATGACATGATGCTCCCTTACATCTCTCGTGTGCTCTTGGAGGATGACATTGATGATAATAAGCTCAATGATCACCCTGCTCTACTCCAGGTGTTGCAGCCCTTTGCTCAAatactctcctcctcctccacctcctcctatGGCGCCAACACCTGTAACACGGATGGTGCCAAAGATTTGTTGCAACATGGTGGGGATGATGAAAGCACGCTCAACCGCAACTCAGCCTTATCCAAGGGTAAAGATGCAGTACTTGCGTTCTTGAAAGGCATGGAAGAGGCAAACATGCTCTTGCCCAAAGACAACAAGTTTATAGGGGATGTGCAGGTGAATCCGATGGTCTGGGAAAGTAGCAATCATACTGGGGACAAGAAGAGGTATGACAGGGATAACCATATGGAGGAACAAATAAGGACCAGCAAAGCAGCAAAGATGATCAAGGATCCAGAGGAGAATTATGCCAATGAGATGCTTGATGAAATGATGATGCATGCCTACGAGACATGCATCAGGGGCATGGAGGAGCTACGTGTCTCCATGGACAACAAGGTGGATAAGGAAAACAGGAAGAAATGTAACAAGGCGGTGAAGGACAATGTGGTCGACATACGCACATTGCTGATCTCTTGTGCGCAGGCAGTGGCAACAGACAACCATTTGGGGGTGTGTGAGCTGCTGAAGAAAATCAAGAAACATGCATCGACAACTGGGGATGCCACACAACGGGTAGCTCAGTGTTTCACCAAGGGGCTAGAGGCACGGCTAGTGGGCACAGGTAGCCAGCTTTGGAAGTTGCTCATGGCAGAGCGTCCCTCCATCGTGGAGTTCCTCAAGGCCTATAGACTTTACTTCGCAGCCTGCTGCTTCAACAAGGTGTCGCTTAGTTTTTCGACGATGACCATCTTTCACGCCATGGTGGGTAAGAGGAAGCTACACATTGTGGATTACGGTACGCATTTTGGCTTCCAATGGGCAGGCTTGCTCCGCTTGCTGGCGAGTAGAGAAGGTGTCCTGCCAGAGGTGAGGATCACCGCCATAGGCCCTTCCAAGCTCAAGTCCTGTCCAGCAGAGCAGATTGAGGAACTAGGGTGCCGGCTCAGCAAATGTGCCCATGAGTTTGGCTTGGCTTCTTTCAAGTTCCACACAATTATGAAAAAGTGGGAGGATGTTCGCATCGAAGACTTGAACACCGACACAGATGAGGTACTTGTCGTGAATGACCTCTTCAGTTTCCACACCTTGATGGACGAGAGTGTATTCTATGACGGACAAAACCCTAGGGATACTGTGCTCAATAACATCAAGAAGATGAGGCCAGATGTGTTCGTCCAGAGCATTTTGAATTGTTCATGTGATTCTTCATTCCTGACACGCTTTCGAGAGGTGATGTCCTATTACATGACAATATTTGACATACTAGAAGCAACAATGCCAAGGGAGAGCAAATCTCGAGTGGTGCTGGAGCAGTTCGTGCTTGGTCGTCCTGCATTTAACATCATTGCCTGTGAGGGCCCGGACTTGGTGGAACGTCCAGAGAAGTATCGGCAATGGCAG ATAATAAGAGTCAGTGCCATTAACCTAGTATTTGTGACTCCACCAGTGGCCAATTGGTACTTCGATTAG